One region of Micromonospora ureilytica genomic DNA includes:
- a CDS encoding DUF503 domain-containing protein, whose protein sequence is MFTGTAVFDLLLPGDSRSLKAKRSYVRPIVAALRRFEVSAAEVGALDLHGRAQLAVAVVAAETAHVREVLDSCERLVAGRPEVELLSVRRRLYGVDDD, encoded by the coding sequence ATGTTCACCGGAACCGCGGTCTTCGACCTGCTGCTGCCGGGCGACTCCCGGTCGCTCAAAGCCAAGAGATCATATGTACGGCCGATCGTGGCGGCGCTGCGCCGCTTCGAGGTGTCGGCCGCCGAGGTGGGTGCGCTCGACCTGCATGGTCGAGCGCAGCTCGCGGTGGCCGTGGTGGCCGCCGAGACGGCGCACGTCCGCGAGGTGCTCGACTCCTGTGAGCGCCTGGTGGCCGGTCGCCCCGAGGTCGAGTTGCTGTCGGTCCGGCGCCGGCTCTA